Proteins encoded by one window of Polaribacter haliotis:
- a CDS encoding sulfatase produces MRFKNNLKFTFYTLFLLLLATSCTSPKEEETPPNIIVFLVDDMGLMDSSVPFLTDANGNPKKYPLNDYYRTPNMEKLAKQGVRFTNFYAHSVCSPSRTSILTGQNSARHGVTNWINSESNNKTKFGPKDWNWKGLTKESVTLPKVLQKAGYKTIHVGKAHFGPHNSDGEDPLNLGFDVNIAGSSIGHPGSYYGKDGFGNIAGQKSRAVPGLEKYHGKDIFLTEALTLEANSAISQAKKEGKPFFLNMAHYAVHAPFHSDPRFSDNYKDSDKSKRAQAYATLVEGIDKSLGDIIQHVKDLGLGENTLILFLGDNGSDAPLPIENDYSSSSPLKGKKGNHWEGGMRVPFIASWVTPNKNTTIQGKLPIEQNGIQKQIGTILDFFPTLSQLANVEISEDVVLDGFNLKEQFSGKVNQKRDEEFLNHFPHGVHRSDYFTSFVKADWKVMYHYPVDNEEPKYELFNLKQDPFETENLADKNPGKLKEMMLILKNVMKENGAKYPEKDGVILELIVPE; encoded by the coding sequence ATGAGATTTAAAAATAATCTAAAATTTACGTTTTATACGCTATTCTTATTGTTATTAGCGACTTCATGTACTTCTCCAAAAGAAGAAGAAACTCCTCCAAATATTATCGTTTTTTTAGTAGATGATATGGGATTAATGGATTCTTCTGTTCCTTTTTTAACAGACGCAAATGGGAATCCTAAAAAATATCCATTAAATGATTATTACAGAACTCCTAATATGGAAAAATTGGCAAAACAAGGAGTCCGTTTTACGAATTTTTATGCACACTCAGTTTGTTCGCCATCAAGAACCTCTATTTTAACTGGCCAAAATTCTGCCAGACATGGAGTTACAAATTGGATTAATTCTGAAAGTAATAATAAAACAAAATTTGGACCCAAAGACTGGAATTGGAAAGGACTTACCAAAGAATCTGTAACATTGCCAAAAGTTTTACAAAAAGCAGGTTATAAAACCATTCATGTTGGAAAAGCACATTTTGGACCACATAATAGCGATGGAGAAGATCCTTTAAATTTAGGGTTCGATGTAAATATTGCTGGAAGTTCCATTGGGCATCCAGGAAGTTATTATGGAAAAGACGGTTTTGGAAATATTGCTGGTCAGAAATCGAGAGCAGTTCCTGGTTTAGAAAAATACCATGGTAAAGATATTTTTTTAACTGAAGCATTAACTTTAGAAGCAAATTCAGCGATTTCACAAGCCAAAAAAGAAGGAAAACCTTTCTTTTTAAATATGGCACATTATGCTGTACATGCACCTTTTCATTCAGACCCACGTTTTTCGGATAATTACAAAGATTCAGATAAATCTAAAAGAGCTCAAGCGTACGCTACTTTAGTAGAAGGTATTGACAAATCTTTGGGAGACATTATACAACACGTAAAAGATTTAGGATTGGGAGAAAATACGTTGATATTATTTTTAGGAGATAATGGTTCTGATGCTCCATTACCAATTGAAAACGATTACAGTAGTTCTTCTCCATTAAAAGGAAAAAAAGGAAATCATTGGGAAGGTGGAATGCGAGTTCCATTTATTGCATCTTGGGTAACACCTAATAAAAATACAACTATACAAGGAAAATTACCAATTGAACAAAATGGAATTCAAAAACAAATAGGTACAATTTTAGACTTTTTCCCTACACTATCTCAACTTGCGAATGTAGAAATTTCTGAAGATGTTGTTTTAGATGGTTTTAATTTGAAAGAACAATTTTCTGGAAAAGTAAACCAAAAACGTGACGAAGAGTTTCTTAATCATTTTCCACATGGAGTGCATCGCTCGGATTATTTTACAAGTTTTGTAAAAGCAGACTGGAAGGTTATGTATCATTATCCTGTTGATAATGAAGAACCTAAATACGAACTTTTTAATTTAAAACAAGATCCTTTCGAAACTGAAAATTTAGCTGATAAAAACCCGGGAAAATTAAAGGAAATGATGCTAATTTTAAAAAATGTAATGAAGGAAAATGGCGCTAAATATCCTGAAAAAGATGGTGTTATTTTAGAATTGATTGTTCCTGAGTAA
- a CDS encoding S41 family peptidase yields MKKIILLIVILFINKTGYSNTEFTKTERTKNLIYIWGLLKYKHPNVSRGNFNINEEFINEFKKIEALKSKKEFNEELLSWIQKFDSKKYKYKVDANFLQTNNLFTKNADFSWIDKTTFSPELISTLNKIKDNSNYGDYYASVNKMSSQIEFNNDNSLEGFDVTKKTHRLLFLASFWNKMRYWNVNIYLTETPWNSVLTQLIPYFLKESKTSFYLAKDKLIAKLNDSHSNYNASSLFHNKNRKFSLYGGRIVNDTLVVKTIFNKSLAEKENIELGDLIYAINGKKLKNYYIEKFSSRISASNENYLKSIISKTFYLLSNDSDSLQISVLKKNKTKLNTHINLYKFNNFKYEVARLDTIKKKKWNKISDKIGYINLKEINKKELRKAFKELKNTKGIIIDLRNYPRNLKVSTVPDFLYRKKKIFMKILTPLVPSYGNYDTQTKLKILNNPFSAGKSNINYYKGKIVLLVDRSTGSMAEYFGMAIQQAPNCITVGEQTFGAVMNRNTIILKDSTKVDFTGNGAFYPNNKNVQREGLKIDYVVKESAKNYNSNKYIEEAIKLIKQD; encoded by the coding sequence ATGAAAAAAATTATTTTACTTATCGTTATTTTATTCATAAACAAAACCGGTTATAGTAATACTGAATTTACAAAAACTGAAAGAACAAAAAATCTAATTTATATTTGGGGACTATTAAAATATAAACATCCAAATGTAAGTAGAGGAAACTTTAATATAAATGAAGAGTTTATAAACGAATTCAAAAAAATTGAAGCTCTTAAATCAAAAAAAGAATTTAATGAAGAATTACTAAGTTGGATACAAAAATTTGATTCAAAAAAATACAAGTATAAAGTTGATGCCAATTTTTTACAGACCAACAATTTATTTACAAAAAATGCTGATTTTTCTTGGATTGACAAAACCACTTTTTCTCCTGAACTAATAAGTACCTTAAATAAAATTAAAGACAATTCGAATTATGGAGACTATTATGCTTCTGTAAATAAAATGTCTTCGCAAATAGAATTTAATAACGATAATTCTTTAGAAGGATTTGATGTTACAAAAAAAACTCACAGATTATTATTTTTAGCCTCTTTTTGGAATAAAATGAGATATTGGAATGTAAACATCTACCTTACAGAAACACCTTGGAATTCGGTTTTAACTCAATTGATACCCTATTTTTTAAAAGAAAGTAAAACTTCTTTTTACTTGGCAAAAGATAAATTAATAGCAAAGCTTAACGACTCTCATTCTAACTATAATGCAAGTTCTTTGTTTCATAATAAAAATAGAAAATTTTCTCTTTATGGTGGTAGAATTGTAAACGATACATTAGTTGTCAAAACCATATTTAATAAATCTTTGGCGGAAAAAGAAAATATAGAGTTGGGAGATTTAATTTATGCAATAAATGGAAAAAAACTGAAAAATTATTACATAGAAAAATTTTCAAGCAGAATCAGCGCTTCAAACGAAAATTATTTAAAATCCATAATATCAAAAACTTTTTATCTTCTCTCTAACGACTCCGATTCTCTACAAATCAGTGTATTAAAGAAGAATAAAACCAAATTAAACACACACATAAATCTCTATAAATTCAATAATTTTAAATATGAAGTAGCTCGTTTGGACACCATAAAGAAAAAGAAGTGGAATAAAATTTCTGATAAAATCGGATACATCAACTTAAAAGAAATTAACAAAAAAGAACTAAGGAAAGCTTTTAAAGAATTAAAAAATACAAAAGGAATAATTATAGATTTACGAAATTATCCTCGAAATTTAAAAGTTTCTACAGTTCCCGATTTTCTTTATCGAAAGAAAAAAATTTTTATGAAAATTCTCACACCTTTAGTCCCTTCTTATGGGAATTATGATACCCAAACAAAATTAAAAATTCTTAACAATCCATTTTCTGCAGGTAAATCAAATATAAATTATTATAAAGGAAAAATAGTTTTATTAGTAGATAGATCAACTGGAAGTATGGCTGAATATTTTGGAATGGCAATACAACAAGCTCCAAATTGTATTACTGTTGGAGAACAAACATTTGGTGCTGTTATGAATAGAAATACTATTATCTTAAAAGATAGTACAAAAGTAGATTTTACTGGAAATGGTGCTTTTTACCCTAATAATAAAAATGTTCAAAGAGAAGGTTTAAAAATAGATTATGTTGTAAAAGAAAGCGCTAAGAATTACAACAGTAATAAATATATAGAAGAAGCTATTAAGCTAATAAAACAAGATTAA
- a CDS encoding outer membrane beta-barrel family protein — MKKRIAFLLLFCSLTIFSQKNDTKLGVGILSGKILDNKTKQPFPYVNIICKNFKQEIVSGGISDKNGKFNIKKLPLDSLFIDIQFIGYKSIKKKIKFSKENSAFNLNTIFLEEDTTQLKAIEVVSETSSMVQKIDRKVFNVGKDLASAGTNSLQMLENIPSVQVDYQSGNINLRGNQNVRVLINGKPSNLPASQLLKQLPSSAVKSVEIITNPSAKYSPEGMSGIINFVLKKNVTIGFNGSFSAGLEHSINTRPTASLDLNYRSGKFNFYGSYYLDWGDFETFSNFERLDKNLNQDINFLDNTTSHYIKSGVDYYINKKNTLSFHITKSIADTDFHVDTRTLLNNNLIFDARNISVFDIQETSYNLDYKIDFNDEGENLELEINYSKNTNPQEDNNNEIINPNSKVYNYSNSIKNNNDIFLVNLDYTKPIKNGTLELGLETRIQNAFNKIITNQEVETNGNPPTKPKGNSNFTYDRDLYSAYINLNKEYEKFSFQAGLRLEQFKVDGLFSNTEQTNLEPYSDEIFSIYPSAFVTYASSDKHQFQIGYSRRVDRPGIDQVTPIQEWNTPLSISVGNRNLKPQFTNSFEFNYTNSFKKGYFTLGTFYRETKDIIGRIFDIDNTNADRQILSYTNYNSSKSYGFEFASSIKMTNWWTLRPSFNSYIQENQGLVNNNFIQVENVLTTARISNSFKASKKLRFQLSSSYRGTYKNVLVKVEPYLLVNASARYSILKGKGSLSLRATDIFDNYKLDFSTTNPFPQNGQFTLEYSSIYLGFSYNFGGGKNRERDRKYRENNETESSGGIL; from the coding sequence ATGAAGAAACGAATCGCGTTTTTGCTTCTTTTTTGTTCTTTAACTATTTTCTCACAAAAAAATGACACAAAATTAGGTGTTGGAATTTTGAGCGGTAAAATATTAGACAACAAAACGAAACAGCCTTTTCCCTATGTAAATATTATTTGCAAAAACTTTAAACAAGAAATTGTTTCTGGCGGAATTTCCGATAAAAACGGAAAATTTAATATTAAAAAACTTCCTTTAGACTCTTTGTTTATCGACATTCAATTTATTGGATACAAATCCATAAAAAAGAAAATTAAGTTCTCTAAAGAAAATAGTGCTTTTAATTTGAATACTATTTTCTTAGAAGAAGACACCACTCAATTAAAAGCTATAGAAGTAGTTTCTGAAACCTCTTCTATGGTTCAAAAAATTGACAGGAAAGTTTTTAACGTTGGTAAAGATTTGGCTTCTGCAGGAACAAATTCGTTACAAATGTTAGAGAATATTCCTTCTGTTCAAGTAGATTATCAATCTGGAAATATCAATTTAAGAGGAAACCAAAATGTTCGCGTTTTAATTAATGGAAAACCTTCGAATTTACCTGCTTCGCAACTTTTGAAACAACTACCTTCTTCAGCAGTGAAAAGTGTTGAAATTATTACGAACCCATCTGCGAAATATTCTCCTGAAGGTATGAGTGGAATTATAAACTTTGTGCTTAAAAAAAATGTAACTATTGGTTTTAATGGTAGTTTTTCTGCAGGTTTAGAACATAGTATAAACACAAGACCAACTGCTTCTTTAGATTTAAATTACAGATCTGGAAAGTTTAATTTTTATGGTAGTTATTATTTAGATTGGGGAGATTTCGAAACGTTTTCTAATTTTGAAAGATTGGATAAAAACTTAAATCAAGATATTAATTTTTTAGACAATACAACTTCACATTACATAAAATCGGGAGTAGATTATTACATCAATAAAAAAAACACATTGTCTTTTCATATTACAAAAAGTATTGCTGATACTGATTTTCATGTAGATACAAGAACATTATTAAATAACAATTTAATTTTTGATGCGAGAAACATTTCAGTATTTGATATCCAAGAAACCTCTTATAATTTAGATTATAAAATCGATTTTAATGACGAAGGCGAAAATTTAGAGTTAGAAATTAATTATTCTAAAAACACGAATCCGCAAGAAGACAATAATAACGAAATTATAAATCCGAATTCGAAAGTGTATAACTATTCAAATTCTATCAAAAATAATAATGATATTTTTTTAGTGAATTTAGATTACACAAAACCAATTAAAAACGGAACTTTAGAATTGGGTTTAGAAACAAGAATCCAAAATGCATTCAATAAAATAATTACAAACCAAGAAGTTGAAACCAATGGAAATCCGCCAACAAAACCTAAAGGAAATTCCAATTTTACATACGATAGAGATTTATATTCTGCATATATTAATTTAAATAAAGAATATGAAAAATTTAGTTTTCAAGCAGGTTTAAGATTAGAGCAATTTAAAGTCGATGGTTTATTTTCGAACACAGAACAAACAAATTTAGAGCCTTATTCAGATGAGATTTTTAGCATCTATCCTTCTGCTTTTGTTACTTATGCTTCATCAGACAAACATCAATTTCAAATTGGTTATAGTAGAAGAGTAGATAGACCAGGAATAGACCAAGTTACGCCAATTCAAGAGTGGAATACACCATTATCTATCTCTGTTGGGAACAGAAATTTAAAACCTCAATTCACTAATTCCTTTGAGTTTAATTATACCAATTCTTTTAAAAAAGGCTATTTTACTCTCGGTACTTTTTATAGAGAAACAAAAGATATTATTGGAAGAATTTTCGATATCGACAATACAAATGCCGACAGACAAATACTTTCCTACACAAATTATAACTCGTCTAAAAGTTATGGTTTTGAATTTGCTTCAAGTATAAAAATGACAAATTGGTGGACCTTAAGACCTAGTTTTAACAGTTATATTCAAGAAAACCAAGGTTTGGTTAACAACAATTTTATTCAAGTTGAAAACGTTTTAACCACTGCCAGAATTAGCAATAGTTTTAAAGCAAGTAAAAAATTGCGTTTCCAACTTTCTAGTTCTTATAGAGGAACCTATAAAAATGTGTTGGTAAAAGTTGAACCTTATCTTTTAGTAAATGCTTCTGCTAGATATTCTATTTTAAAAGGGAAAGGTTCTCTTTCTTTAAGAGCAACAGATATTTTCGACAATTATAAATTAGATTTTTCTACGACAAACCCTTTTCCACAAAATGGACAATTTACCTTGGAGTATAGTTCTATTTATCTTGGCTTTTCATATAATTTTGGAGGTGGAAAAAACCGAGAACGAGATAGAAAATATAGAGAAAATAACGAAACCGAAAGTAGTGGTGGTATTTTGTAA
- a CDS encoding 3-oxoacyl-ACP synthase III family protein, which produces MYNSKITGLGYYVPENVVTNNDLKEFMDTSDEWIQERTGIKERRWIDPKTGDTTAVMGAKAARIAIDRAGLTKDDIDFIVFATLSPDMYFPGGGVQVQEMLDMPTIGALDVRNQCSGFIYAMSVADQFIKTGMYKNILVIGAENHSGGLERSTRGRNVTVIFGDGAGAAVLSRTEEKGKGILSSHLHSEGKHAKELVLEGPSTQRWVPEILEENDPEDVSYYPYMNGQFVFKHAIGRFSEAIVEGLEANNLQKDDIDMLIPHQANLRIAQFIQKKFQLSDDQVYNNIMKYGNTTAASVIIALTEAWEKGKIKDNNLVVLAAFGSGFTWGSVIIRW; this is translated from the coding sequence ATGTATAACTCAAAAATAACAGGTCTTGGTTATTATGTTCCAGAAAACGTTGTTACCAACAACGATTTAAAGGAATTTATGGATACTTCAGACGAATGGATTCAAGAAAGAACAGGAATTAAAGAAAGACGTTGGATAGACCCAAAAACCGGAGATACAACTGCAGTTATGGGGGCAAAAGCTGCTAGAATTGCAATTGATAGAGCTGGTTTAACAAAAGATGATATCGATTTTATTGTCTTTGCAACTTTAAGTCCAGATATGTATTTTCCTGGAGGTGGAGTACAAGTGCAAGAAATGTTAGACATGCCAACAATTGGCGCTCTAGATGTTAGAAACCAATGTTCTGGTTTTATTTATGCAATGTCTGTTGCAGACCAATTTATAAAAACAGGAATGTATAAAAATATTTTGGTTATTGGTGCAGAAAATCATTCTGGAGGTTTAGAACGATCTACAAGAGGAAGAAATGTAACCGTTATTTTTGGTGATGGAGCAGGAGCTGCAGTTTTATCGAGAACCGAAGAAAAAGGGAAAGGAATTTTATCTTCTCATTTACATTCGGAAGGGAAACATGCAAAAGAATTAGTTTTAGAAGGTCCTTCTACACAAAGATGGGTTCCAGAAATTTTAGAAGAAAACGATCCAGAAGACGTTTCTTATTACCCATATATGAATGGTCAATTTGTATTTAAACATGCAATTGGGCGTTTTTCTGAAGCAATTGTAGAAGGTTTAGAGGCCAACAATTTGCAGAAAGATGATATTGACATGTTAATTCCACATCAGGCGAATTTGAGAATTGCACAATTTATTCAGAAGAAATTTCAATTATCAGATGATCAGGTGTATAACAACATCATGAAATACGGAAACACAACTGCTGCTTCTGTAATTATTGCGTTAACTGAAGCTTGGGAAAAAGGTAAAATTAAAGACAACAATTTGGTTGTATTAGCCGCTTTTGGAAGTGGATTTACTTGGGGAAGTGTAATTATTCGATGGTAA
- a CDS encoding GLPGLI family protein: MKLSNLKFVLFSFIILITLNVNSQNFSGKAIYISKSKMDLGNWGAKMSEGQKKQVAERLKNRLEKTYFLNFNSQESDFKEEEKIDAVSGATDSWGSYFTRGDQYKNIKENQLLQSQEFYGKRFLINDNLYKIEWTIGTETKQIGQFVCYKAKAFVPYSELNWYKFSWSDIRTSVKKEGDDIVQEENMVIVEAWYTPQIPIPQGPAEFWGLPGLILEVSVDNTTLLCTEVIINKNESIEIEAPEKGTEITKENYTKVIREKMLDMRNNRMGRRRG, from the coding sequence ATGAAATTATCTAATTTAAAATTCGTTTTATTTTCATTTATTATATTAATAACATTGAATGTTAATTCTCAGAATTTCAGTGGGAAAGCAATTTATATATCTAAGTCTAAAATGGATCTTGGTAATTGGGGAGCAAAAATGTCTGAAGGACAAAAAAAGCAAGTAGCAGAAAGACTTAAAAACAGATTAGAAAAAACCTATTTTTTAAATTTTAATTCACAAGAATCTGACTTTAAAGAAGAAGAAAAAATAGACGCAGTTTCTGGTGCTACAGATTCTTGGGGAAGTTACTTTACTAGGGGAGATCAGTATAAAAATATAAAGGAAAATCAATTATTACAGAGTCAGGAATTTTATGGAAAGCGTTTTTTAATAAACGACAATTTGTACAAAATAGAATGGACGATTGGAACAGAAACGAAGCAAATTGGCCAGTTTGTATGCTATAAAGCAAAGGCTTTTGTACCATATTCTGAATTAAACTGGTATAAATTTTCTTGGAGTGATATAAGAACAAGTGTTAAAAAAGAGGGTGATGATATTGTACAAGAGGAAAATATGGTAATTGTAGAAGCTTGGTACACACCACAAATTCCTATTCCTCAAGGACCTGCAGAATTTTGGGGTTTACCTGGCTTAATTTTAGAGGTAAGTGTAGATAATACAACATTACTTTGTACAGAAGTTATTATAAATAAAAATGAAAGCATAGAAATTGAAGCTCCAGAAAAAGGAACAGAAATTACCAAAGAAAATTACACAAAAGTAATTCGCGAAAAAATGCTTGATATGAGAAATAATAGAATGGGAAGAAGGAGAGGTTAA
- a CDS encoding CoA-binding protein, producing the protein MKKKTLVLGASLNENRYSNIAIKRLRGKEVPVVAIGLRVGVVADVTIATEKVDFKDINTVTLYLNPTRQVAYYNYIISLKPKRVIFNPGTENMDFIKLLKENNIESEIACTLVLLSTNQY; encoded by the coding sequence ATGAAAAAGAAAACCTTAGTTTTAGGAGCTTCCCTAAATGAAAACAGATATTCGAATATTGCCATTAAAAGATTAAGAGGAAAAGAAGTTCCAGTAGTAGCAATAGGTTTACGAGTTGGAGTAGTAGCAGATGTAACAATTGCAACTGAAAAAGTAGATTTTAAAGATATTAATACAGTTACTTTATATCTAAATCCAACAAGACAAGTTGCTTATTACAATTATATAATTAGTTTAAAACCGAAAAGAGTTATTTTTAATCCAGGAACAGAAAATATGGATTTTATAAAATTATTAAAAGAAAATAATATCGAGTCAGAAATTGCTTGTACATTGGTTTTGTTGAGTACGAATCAGTATTAG
- a CDS encoding outer membrane beta-barrel family protein, producing the protein MKNLLLLVLFCFSITLQAQLPKNKLLKPGTISGKVVDKISNEPLPYVNIVVRDFAKKILTGGITNENGLFNIKDIPEGNSLVEVQFIGYKTFSTKIEISNKNNKVDLGTISLSEDSAQLNEIVVRAETSQVVQKVDRKVINVGKDLTATGTTASELLNNVQSVSVDSQTGGISLRGNDNVRVLVDGKPTNISAAQLLKQIPSTSIKSIELITNPSAKYNPEGMSGIINIILNKNANMGFNGSVDTGITAGHYVRYNASTNMNYKTGKVNFFGNYGYNGGNNYNYGFVNRPTVNRLQDFIFQNDNQSHLIKAGADIYLDKKNTLSFYTTQNWFDGDGNGRTLVTENGTTISNAPNVQLQNNQTGAYNVNYKREFEKEGHNLEFEATYSNTRAPEDAENKDLTKNSNDADFKVLNFFNDITNKSNNTLLNVDYTNPVSEKGKLEFGLEYREDNTSNINITNQDEIVFDNQGNSTIQPLGNSDFDYGRKIYSAYANYGHQFGKVTMQLGARFEQFKAEGNFNRDGNPSENVKQDIFSVYPSAFFTFNPSDKNQYQLSYSRRVDRPGISQVNPIREWSTPLITSIGNADLLPQFTNSFEANYTRQIKNGSVTFGTFYRAINDNISRVTYKDPNDPSNVKQVLSWTNFEDTSAYGLEFSLNYKIANWWRVNSSMDFYSQKQFGTVDLVNANAQRIEVTNEVFNARVSNNFKVSKRVNIQLFAMYRGPQEDIQWKTENMWMVNTGASLQVFDGKGSINFRVNDIFRGMKFAFNSENPFVQNGQFNWESQTAYIGFNYRFGSGKNKAKQRRQRDDNIKEGGAGF; encoded by the coding sequence ATGAAAAATTTACTACTTCTTGTACTGTTTTGTTTTTCCATAACTCTACAAGCTCAATTGCCGAAAAATAAATTATTAAAACCGGGAACAATTTCTGGAAAAGTCGTGGATAAAATCTCCAATGAACCTTTACCTTATGTAAATATTGTCGTGAGAGATTTTGCAAAAAAAATACTTACTGGTGGAATTACGAACGAAAACGGACTTTTTAACATCAAAGACATTCCTGAAGGAAATAGTTTGGTGGAAGTTCAATTTATTGGTTACAAAACATTTTCAACTAAAATAGAAATCTCTAATAAAAATAATAAAGTTGACTTAGGAACCATATCACTTTCTGAAGACAGTGCTCAATTAAATGAAATTGTGGTTAGAGCAGAAACTTCGCAAGTTGTACAGAAAGTAGATAGAAAAGTAATTAATGTTGGTAAAGATTTAACTGCAACAGGAACCACAGCTTCCGAACTTTTAAATAATGTACAATCTGTAAGCGTAGATAGCCAAACAGGAGGTATTAGTTTGCGTGGAAATGATAATGTTCGTGTTTTAGTGGACGGAAAACCAACAAATATTTCTGCTGCTCAATTGTTGAAACAAATCCCTTCTACATCTATAAAAAGTATTGAACTAATTACAAATCCTTCTGCAAAATACAATCCAGAAGGAATGAGTGGAATTATTAATATCATTTTAAATAAAAACGCAAACATGGGCTTTAATGGCTCTGTTGATACTGGAATTACTGCTGGGCATTATGTTCGTTACAATGCTTCTACCAACATGAACTATAAAACTGGGAAAGTAAATTTCTTTGGAAATTATGGTTATAATGGAGGAAATAATTACAATTATGGTTTTGTAAATAGACCAACTGTAAATAGATTACAAGATTTTATTTTTCAAAACGATAATCAATCTCATTTGATAAAAGCTGGAGCAGATATTTACTTAGATAAGAAAAATACACTTTCCTTTTACACGACTCAGAATTGGTTTGATGGAGATGGAAATGGAAGAACTTTAGTTACAGAAAATGGCACAACAATTTCGAACGCACCAAACGTTCAGTTACAAAACAACCAAACTGGAGCTTATAATGTAAATTACAAAAGAGAGTTTGAAAAAGAAGGGCATAATTTAGAATTTGAAGCAACATATTCTAATACTAGAGCTCCTGAAGATGCAGAAAATAAAGATTTGACGAAAAACTCGAACGACGCAGATTTTAAAGTATTAAACTTCTTTAATGATATTACAAACAAGAGTAACAATACATTATTAAACGTAGATTATACAAATCCTGTTTCAGAAAAAGGGAAATTAGAATTTGGTTTGGAATATAGAGAAGACAATACTTCGAACATAAATATTACCAATCAAGATGAAATTGTTTTCGATAATCAAGGAAATTCTACAATACAACCTTTGGGAAATTCGGATTTTGACTATGGAAGAAAAATATATTCTGCATATGCGAATTATGGGCATCAATTTGGAAAAGTAACCATGCAATTGGGTGCTCGTTTCGAACAATTTAAAGCAGAAGGAAATTTTAATCGCGATGGAAATCCTTCAGAAAATGTAAAACAAGATATTTTTAGTGTGTATCCTTCCGCGTTTTTTACTTTTAATCCTTCTGATAAAAATCAGTATCAATTAAGTTATAGTAGAAGAGTAGATAGACCTGGAATTTCTCAAGTAAATCCAATTAGAGAATGGAGTACACCTTTAATTACTTCTATTGGAAATGCAGATCTTCTGCCACAGTTTACCAACTCTTTTGAAGCAAATTATACACGTCAAATTAAGAATGGTTCTGTTACTTTTGGGACTTTCTATAGAGCCATTAACGATAATATTTCACGTGTAACTTACAAAGATCCAAATGATCCTTCGAATGTAAAACAGGTTTTATCTTGGACAAATTTTGAAGACACAAGTGCTTACGGATTAGAATTTTCTTTAAATTATAAAATTGCAAATTGGTGGAGAGTAAATTCTAGTATGGATTTCTACTCGCAAAAACAATTTGGAACAGTAGATTTAGTAAACGCAAATGCACAAAGAATAGAAGTTACCAACGAAGTTTTTAATGCAAGAGTTAGCAATAATTTTAAAGTTTCTAAAAGGGTAAACATCCAATTATTTGCAATGTACAGAGGACCACAAGAAGATATTCAATGGAAAACAGAAAACATGTGGATGGTAAATACTGGTGCTAGTCTGCAAGTTTTCGACGGAAAAGGAAGTATAAATTTTAGAGTTAATGATATTTTTAGAGGTATGAAATTTGCTTTTAATTCTGAAAATCCTTTTGTACAAAATGGTCAATTTAATTGGGAAAGTCAGACTGCTTATATTGGTTTTAACTACAGATTTGGTAGTGGAAAAAATAAAGCAAAACAAAGAAGACAACGTGATGATAATATTAAAGAAGGTGGAGCTGGTTTTTAA